Proteins encoded by one window of candidate division Zixibacteria bacterium HGW-Zixibacteria-1:
- a CDS encoding 30S ribosomal protein S12 — translation MPRISQLIRKGRKIVKSKTTTPALKGSPQKRGVCTRVYTSTPKKPNSALRKVARVRLTNQMEVTAYIPGEGHNLQEHSIVLIRGGRVKDLPGVRYHIIRGTMDASGVADRMQSRSKYGAKKPKK, via the coding sequence TTGCCACGGATTAGTCAGTTGATACGAAAAGGCCGGAAGATAGTGAAATCGAAGACTACCACACCGGCGTTAAAGGGCAGTCCTCAGAAACGGGGAGTCTGCACAAGAGTTTATACATCGACGCCGAAGAAGCCGAATTCCGCACTGCGTAAAGTTGCCCGTGTTAGGTTGACTAATCAAATGGAAGTTACTGCATATATTCCTGGAGAAGGTCATAACCTCCAGGAACATTCCATCGTCCTTATTCGCGGCGGTCGTGTTAAGGACCTTCCCGGTGTCCGCTATCATATCATTCGCGGCACCATGGATGCCTCGGGAGTGGCCGACAGAATGCAGAGCCGGTCAAAATATGGCGCAAAGAAGCCAAAAAAGTAA